ttttatttatttataagtaacaaaaattttattgaaaacagAATAGACCCAAGTACACTGGGAATGTACTAAGGGTGCAAAACAATCAAGATCCCAAAATACAATGATCCAACAAACCAGAAATAGAGAAACATATAAATGTTTGTAAAGCTAAACTCAACTCAAGTAAAGTATGAAAGAAGAAAGACTTAATCTTGAGAATAGAATGTTCAGATCCTTTAAAACTTCTAGATGGACCCCAAAAGAAACTCTTTGACTCTTTGGCGCAATAGATTACCCATTCATAGTTATTGTATGTGTAAAGAGGGATGGGGAGTCTATTGAACACCTGTGACTCTTTGGCGAGAAAGAAACAGGAATTTTGATGGTGTTGAGCTACTACCTAATTTTGTAGTCAAAGAGTTTCTTTTGAGGTCCTTGTATGATTAGATGACTGCCTAGGGTAGCATCCTCTCAATGTCATTTGTTGACTTTActgaatttttgtatttgtgatTGTATTCTTTACAAAGGGATAGAATCACATCTCTCAAAAGTGGCTTTCCCTTCttcattttgaataaaattatttacttgTAATAAAAAGTATCATGGTTCAACCATTGACTAATTAAAACCATCATTCATGGCCATAGTAATTATAACCCGTTATTTGAGAAATATCAGAACAGTGAGTAAAAAGTTCTTTTTATGCGAGTACTGATTTGGTTTTATAAGCATTGCTATTCATGTAGAATAATGTtctaagatgataaaatatgtGAATCCAGATGAAAGCTTCAGCACTAAAAAATAGAAGCAATATCACAAAGAACATGGAAATCAATTCAATTTCAGGATGGGGACCTCTTCAGACCTTGCATGACTGAGCTCACTAAAACCAATCTTAAACTGTCTATTCTTTGAGGCTGTATATTGCTGGTTTTTCTCTATATACCTATTTGAAgtaatacaattttatatattttgggcCTACAAGTGGTTAAAGGTCATGGGTCGTAATTAGTCAGTAAACACACTTCGTTGTCTTATAGGCCTTCAAATGTGACCCTTAATGTATTAGGCTTTTCTTGAGTATCTAATTTTTTAGACAACTAAACTAGGAAACAAGACCACATAACTCAATGAATTATTTGGTAAGACcatatttttacttaaattgATGTGCACTAAGAATAGCAAATAAatctttacataaaatattctCCTCTACCTTTGCCATCTccattttaatttgatataaTTTACTTTGAGTACAAAATCAACAcgcatttaaaatttatttttcctcttcctAACCAGAATACCCTTAGAATAAAAGACATCAAATATGGAGCAAGTGAACTGTGTCCTGAGGATGCAGTAGCCCATACTCTTGCACATGCATTCTACTCTTAAACGGTTGGGCAATTTTCATTCTCTAAGTGATGAATATAAGCAATCTTCTAAGAAAAATTTGATTATTTACAGGCTTATCAGCCTAACTCTACCAGtctctttaaatttgttaagtAATTCATTAGAAGAGAATCAACTAAAGTAAAAAAAGtgaatacataaatatatatatatacacacacatcaATCAAAATCATAAGCTCAAGATAttaagaaaacccaaaaaggaCTGAGAAGAGgtaagaaaaatattgaaatgGCCAAAAGAATAGCATCATCAAGATTCCCATCTTTAGCGTTGCCTATGTATAACTCCACACCTTCTGACACCATGTCATTCCCCTCAAGGATGCCTCATGCAAGTATACTTCTTCCAAATCCCCAAAGCACCACTCCAAGCTGAAAACATATATACAACTAAATTTGGCATAAACCCATGCACTCCAAACATGGAGAAGAACAACATCCAAAAGGTACCTAGTAATCACATGATGTTTCAACTGTCTCTACTCTATTTGCACATTGaaacctttttctttccttGAATTATTTTACTGCTGCTTATACTATTCAGTTCCAtcggccaaaaaataaaataaaataaataaaagactatTCTGTTCTACTTGTTAGATGAGTCATGCTCTTCATAACACACTGGCTTTGGCTCAAGATAGGAGgcattttatataaatacacTTATGCACCAAACAGCTGCCCGCCTGCCTATAGTCAATGCCAATAAGCAAGAGATTGTTGTAGTAGAGTTTAAGGTTGACTTTGTAATAAAGGGATTACAGGGGAAGATAACAAAATTATTCCTTTTGGATTTGAGCAATGTTGCTGGGTGGCAAAAACAGCTTAGGGCATAAATGAATCTGCTAAGCCAACTTACCCATTATGCCTTATAAGTGTACTCATCCAAAAACATATTGAAAAATGTAAGAAATACAAACTAGAAACGTAACTCCCCAAAAAGGCCACCAGCCCTGCTATACAACCACCTCTTATTCCTATTAAGTCCACTCCATAAGAAGAAGTCCCTAACCTACTAGACCATTCATCCACCCCTCTCCatatttcttctttatctcAAGCCTACAATGCCCTTTccagaaaatttttcaaaagccaTTACTTTGGAAGAATTTGATCAAACAACTCCTAACCTACTGGAACACAAGTGCCACAACCTATTAAATGAAGATGGCATATGTGAAGATCCACTATACCTATATACCCACACATGCATGCACTCAATGTTAGAATAACGATTATATGAttgaattcaccatttcctaataacttaaacttttgggacaagtAGTAAATTATCATGGTATTAGAGTAAGTGGTCCTAAGTTCAAACCCtgctctacctcccatttaaaaaattaaaaatcccaTGTGTTGGGCCCCTTTTTAAAGGGGTTCAGATATTAGAGATGTCTATAATGTTTCTAAGTAACTCCAccataaaattcttaaaatccTTTATTAAATGAGTGGTCTTGATTTCACCTCATCATCAATAACTCAAGTAAATGCCAAAACATTGCTAGTAAATGCTTGTTTAAATGTTGATGACATAACAAGACTACTAATTTTTAAGAACTCTGCAATGAAATTATCTTAAGAACTCTAGATGAtcctatatacatatatgtaatatCAGAGTTACCCAGCAACTCTAAACGATCCTCATATATCCAAAGCAAGTTCAGATTGTTCCACTTCACATTGATCTAACAAAAAAGTTGACATCTGGTGTGGACATTATGTGAAACATTTTCACATGAAAGAGTGTGAAAGTGAAACACTATTTTCCCCATTGTATCATAAAAGTCTAGAACAAGTCACACTACAATGGCCGTGAGAGCAACAAACACATACGAATGAAACAAAATAGGCAAAAAAGCATCACAAATTTGACTAAAGCTAACATGACCCAAAAGAAAGTAACCTCGGGTAAGACGATCGATGGAGGAAGAGAGTTGGTCCTGGCTTGTGAGAGTGGCTTGAGCTCTGGAATCGAAGTCGCTAATCACAGTGCCCAGCGTCGAAGATATTCCCTTCGCCACAGCCTCCGATTCAGCTTGTGAATTTTGATTGTCGTTTTGGTTTTGGATAGCGACACAAGTGCTCTCGTCGTCAGTGGTACTATCGCCAAcgtagttgttgttgttgtttttgttgtctgAGGATTCCtccatttgatttttgtttttgtagaaAATGAGGATTGTTATGAGAGCCTCAGATTTCGAAATTGGAATTCGAATATTAAACCATACATTATTGATGCATTTGCATTTGGTGAGAGTGACTCTGTGTTTCTGTTAAATCTCGGCACTTGCACTGTGTCGTTTAGTTCTTTATGATATttataagaatatttttttttcttaaaaaaaaaaaaaaatcaaacgtGCTATATCATATTCATATAGTTTTTTAAGAGACATATcatattaatttctaaaaatatactatttaaattttttttttgtttatttactataaaaaatttaccaatAACCTTTTTAGCTtgaaaaaaaaagcagaaaaacTCCTTGGGTTTCCAATAAATGCTCCTCCCTCAACTatccaattatttaaaaaatatattaaaaaaaattggatatatatttttttaaatttctattaaTAGGAGTGTTTTTTCTCCCAAAACATTTATAAactaaaatacattaaaatattaatgtatattaaATTGCATttaatgttataaaaatatatgttatttatattaacttttttttttaattgtatttaaaGATTTTGATGTAAAAGTTCTTTAGAGTTTTAAAGTTTGTGTATGATAGAACTTTGAAGGTTGATTCATTGAAATTATTGTATTCCTTAGATGTTTTGGAGCTTGATTCCAACAAAACTTTTAAACTTATGCGAGAGTCCATCTAAAATAACCTCTGAGATTGGTGAGTACCTTTATTTACAAAAGTCTTGCGAAAGTTTAATGACAGATGGTTGTTTTTGATTAACAacatttatcataatttttactatGAGAATTTAAGGTCTTGTTCTTTGGAAGAGAcatgatatcttttaatttgccaaagtactttaatttttaaataacacatgaaaatatttaattgaaatGCTTGGGTCgcttcaaattaaaacaaaacattGACACATGTCAACTTGTGACTAGCTCAtggatattttttataatttcattaagTGATACTTGAAAAGTTTTTAGTGAATGAATAACAACAATGAGACCTACTAAGTATCATGTGTTAGTTTGTAATTGATAGTTTTGAACATACTAgactactaaaaaaaatggaCGTCAATATGGAAACGAGATCtaacacttttttttgttatttagttAGTAATTTAACCATTAAGTGCTAAGTAATACTCATTAAGACATGTCACTCATATAATGCTGGTGTCACCATATTATTAATGGAAATAAACTGCATGACCGATataaaaacaacataaaaaatgaatggccaaaatgaaaactttgaaacataaagaaccaaaaaattgaataataataaataaataaataaataaccaaaatctTTAAGTGTCAAAAGAAAAGTGTACTTAGTTCGATACTATATTATGTATATTACTAATTGAAAATTGGCTGTTTGGTCGCTACCTTACAGGTCAAAACTAGAACTACTAAAATTCaacatttgaaataaaataaaaaagatcgAACAGTTGGTGTAAAATCAAAGTAAAAGTGTATAATATTATCTCTATTGGTAGCAAGGAAGATGGATGAAATGCCTATTGGTAGAGCAATGAAATACCAtttgaaatggaaaaaattgaaaaccttTCGAAGACATCAATCCTCAGccaaattgattttgtttttctttcaattCTCTCTATTCCTTTTTGTGATAAATATTATCAGGATTCTATAATTACTAATGATAGCAAGGAAGATAGATGGAAAAACAATGGAACAACAAAACAATCCTTAATTACTTGTAAGATGACTTTTTTACCCAATAATCTTTCACTCCATCTTCTCTTTTTCTGATAAATAATAAACGATCCACTCCATCTTCTCTATAATAAACAAAGCTTTAGAAGCAAAAAATGAAGTTGCAGAATCAACAGTTCATAATAGAAGTCAGATAAATGAATAAAGCAGAAATTGGTTGAGTGTTTCTCAACTAAtctaaataagaaattaaaaccaTTTATATCCAAGGttcattttacaattttcttttctctactgGGTGGACGTCTTCCACGAGATATTTATGAAGAGATAACAATAATAGACCCTGGCTTTGATAGGACTAAAGGTTGGATGCCTTGGTGAAATGGCTGAAATGAGTAGGGTTGTGAAGTAAGTGCTATGTAGTGGCATCCTGCATCCAGAAATTAGTGTTTTCAGCATCCATTCACATAACACATGATCGGGATTTAAACAATACATCTGaaaattatcttcttcttttctttttttgataagtatacaTCTGAAAATCATTATTACATGCTCCTTCAGTTAGTATAAGGGTATTATGATTAATATGGAGTAACTAATTATGGCAAGGAAACTATACATGAGCAGAGACCTGAGAGCTAAAGATAAGATATCCATTTCAATTATTATTCCATGATAAACTTGAAAGACAATTGCAAAATGAGAATGATGAATAAGAGGTCAATTTCTACCTATATTTCACTCTGATGTAGAACATCATGTGATGTAAAAATCAATGACACATGACTTTCAGAAGATAATGGCTTTGTTTTTAGGTTGTACTTCTCCTTTAAATAAAGGAGAGTTGGATTAGTAGTTCTATAACTGCCAAAAATAAAGAACCTCTTTTCATATATGAAGGCTCAGCAGCCAGCTCCAAACAATATAAGGACTTATGAAGCATAGTTAGGGAGTGAAACTTCATGTCTCTAGCTTAGAACAGACATTTTTCTCCACAAAGCAGTAGCACACCTTTTCTTCTCAAAGTTGTGTTATCTTAGTCTTCCCAGTAAGTAGATATGAAGTGTTTGAAGaaaatctctgatggttaaaaaaaaataaagctatGGAAccctgctctctctctctctctctctctctgcctaGTTGATGAGAAGGTTCACCTCTGTAGTTGATGAAAATAGAAGAAACTTTGTATACAATCTTGTAAGCCATCTGACACTCCTATTTGAAAATCATGCAAGCAAACATAAAATATGCTTATGGGTACTAACCAATTTCTAAATCATTCCTCTCAAATTATCTTTGTAATAGTTGTTGGTGAtgtgaaataaatgaaaagaagatTAAACAAatacaattgcaaaaaaaaaataataataacaataataaggAACCAAAGAGTTGGTTTGCACAAGATAATATTCAATAAAGAAGCTTGCCATGCCCATGTACTGTTAGACTAAATTTATAGCATAAAATGAGCAATAGAAAGTCTTTACAAAATTAACAGGCTatgatttacaaaaaaaaaaatttaatttggagCAAAGCAAATAGAGGATTACCACAGAGCtgagatccgcatgcacgagctTGTTCACTTCTAAACATTCGAATACAACATCAATCTTCTAAAAGAGGCCTTGTTGCATTGGTCAGTCTATACCCATGATTGGACACAGTCACCGTTCTTAAAACTGAATAACAAATCATTCTCCTACAAAACTCTGGTCCTGTTTGCTTCTTTCTATACTTGTGGTATTCTCACGTAATCTAAATTGGTAAACCATCAAGGTCATACTGCATAACAAGTCTTTCCACTGTACTCTGACTAACAACCTGTTTAACACGCAAGTCCTTCAAAACTTTGGCTGCCAGCTCTGTTTCATTTTCGTGGGCAATCCCTTCTACGATAATGGTATATGTTGTTTCATTAGGCATGTGCCCTTTCTCAATCATCGTCTCAAAAATCTCCAAGGACAGATCTGTTCTTCGACATTTGCAACAGCCAAGTATAAGTGCGTTGAAATTGTCAGTATCAGGCCTATAGTTATTTTCTTCCATTACCCAGAATATCTCCATGGCCTCATCTAGCATTCCCTCCGCACACAATCCTCTGATTAAAGAAGAATAGGTGTAAGAATCTGGTGTAAATCCGTTCTTTGCCATCTCATATAATATCTGAAATGCGGGATATGTGTTCCCTTTCCTACACAAGCATGTGATCACACCTCTGTAGAAATCATGCATGGAGGATTCTTGCTTATTACCCAAGCTTTGAATTATAAAGAATGCCTCTTGCACCATTCCCTCCTCACAAAGCACAGCAATGGCATTGTATGTTCCATCATTAGGACTACAGTGCCGATAAATCATTTTGTCTAGACACTTAAGCACAAGATCTACTTTCCCCTCTTTGCAGAGACGAGCAATAATTGGGTTGTAGCTTGCAGCAGTAGGCCTGAACCGTCTCTTCATCATTTCATCCAAAACCTCAAGAGCATGTTCAGTTCTGCCATGCCGAGCAAGCGAACCAATCAATATATTGTAAGTAACTACTGATGGTGAGCGATCCTCACCATCCATCTCAGCCAGTAACTCATTTGCTTCCTCCCACCGCCCCTCATAGCAcaaactcctcaacaaaatgttataactcacaacATTTGGATTGAACCCCTTTGAAGGCAAATCCCTGAAGAACCTGATTGCCTCTTCGATCCTACCTTCCTTGCACATACCAGTTAACAAAATATTGTAACTAACCAAATTGGGCTTCCCACCCTTAGCCATTATCTCATCCAATAGCTTTATGGCCTCATTCACTCCTTTTTCCTTATAGGCAGCTTCAAGCAAGAAGGAGTATGTGAATGCATTTGGGACCAGCCCCTTCTTCATCAATCGATCCAAAAGCTGCAAGCTTTGGTACAAGTTTCCATGCATACAAAGTCCTCTAACAAGCGAATTATATGTAACAGTATTGGTCGGGAAGCCATGTTCCTCCATTTTTTCAACCAATTGCATTGCATATCCAACATTGCCTCTTTTACACAAATAGTTCACCAAGTATGTATAGGAAGCCGCATCGGGTATTATACCTGATCCAATCATCATCTCCATCACTCTAATCGCTTTTCTCATCTTATTTACCTTGCACAGATCATACAAGAGCTGAGTTGCTTGAACAACATTAGGCTTTTGGCCCTTCCCTACCTTCTTTTCCAAATGAAGAAATGCATCACTGAGTCTAATTTCCCTACTTTTTGATTCACTCTTCCCAAACCTCCAGTTGGGCAGAGTAAAAACAGTGTCTTTTGGAGAAATAGTTATCTGGGTAGATGCCAAAACTCTAGAAAACCCCTTATTGAgtgaaaaagaatggaaatttgGGGCATGGGAGAAGAACCCACAACCCTTTCTTGTAGTTGTTTCTGGTGATGGGTTTGCAATAGGGGACACTGAATTCAGTAGGCTAGTCATGGCCAAAGAATCAAATGTTGTTTACAACAACTTATACAAGGATTTAAATTTCTATCCTTAGCATAAAGAACAACAATCAACCAAAACAATCAAAATTCTGGGTTGGTCTTAATGgatatatagaataaaaatctcAATCTTTTCAGTATGAACAAGTTAAAAgcatagagaaaagagagagaacccCATCTGAGACAGATTTTCTATATGAAAGAATCAAGAATCTGAGAAGAACAGAAGAGAAAAAAGGGACCAACGTACACTGGATTTCAGTTGAAGATGTTTCTCTCAAAGCTTGAATCTTCTCGAGAATGGTTGGggcaagagaaagagagagagagtgagtgagtcAGTGAAACTGTGAGGCTAGTAATGAGTAAAGCAGTGTTTGTATCATATATTTGCTGTAATGAAAATGTTAAGAAACTTGTTGTGTCTGTCTCATCTCTTCAGTCCCGTCCATACCTCCCTCTCTTTTATTATCCAACCCTTTTTTACGCATTAGTGAACTCCACGCGCCATTGACACGCGTTCATGATATTGGACTAGgaccccttttttcttttttcttttttttttttaagatagaaaaaaataaatataaataaaggtaattTCTTTACTGACCGTTAGAATTAGAAATCAAAACGAGACCTAGTTGAGTTCCAATTCCCTTCCACAATTTTACAAACCCTCGTTGAAAGATGTATTCAGGATTGTGGGAGAGAGGCCCGTTGCTGGGCAAAGGAGCAT
This genomic stretch from Quercus robur chromosome 4, dhQueRobu3.1, whole genome shotgun sequence harbors:
- the LOC126720729 gene encoding pentatricopeptide repeat-containing protein At1g79080, chloroplastic gives rise to the protein MTSLLNSVSPIANPSPETTTRKGCGFFSHAPNFHSFSLNKGFSRVLASTQITISPKDTVFTLPNWRFGKSESKSREIRLSDAFLHLEKKVGKGQKPNVVQATQLLYDLCKVNKMRKAIRVMEMMIGSGIIPDAASYTYLVNYLCKRGNVGYAMQLVEKMEEHGFPTNTVTYNSLVRGLCMHGNLYQSLQLLDRLMKKGLVPNAFTYSFLLEAAYKEKGVNEAIKLLDEIMAKGGKPNLVSYNILLTGMCKEGRIEEAIRFFRDLPSKGFNPNVVSYNILLRSLCYEGRWEEANELLAEMDGEDRSPSVVTYNILIGSLARHGRTEHALEVLDEMMKRRFRPTAASYNPIIARLCKEGKVDLVLKCLDKMIYRHCSPNDGTYNAIAVLCEEGMVQEAFFIIQSLGNKQESSMHDFYRGVITCLCRKGNTYPAFQILYEMAKNGFTPDSYTYSSLIRGLCAEGMLDEAMEIFWVMEENNYRPDTDNFNALILGCCKCRRTDLSLEIFETMIEKGHMPNETTYTIIVEGIAHENETELAAKVLKDLRVKQVVSQSTVERLVMQYDLDGLPI
- the LOC126720728 gene encoding uncharacterized protein LOC126720728, with the translated sequence MEESSDNKNNNNNYVGDSTTDDESTCVAIQNQNDNQNSQAESEAVAKGISSTLGTVISDFDSRAQATLTSQDQLSSSIDRLTRELDQLLEDAPLPFIMQHAAKISGVRKRVSSLNSVLKSIQRRVDNIDRMLSAGMLHEKMASESAGQH